GAGTCGAGCGCGAGATCGACGAAAACCCGGGTGACGACGATGGCGGTGAAGATGCTGGTCAGGATCCCCAACATCAAGGTAACGGCGAACCCGCGGACCGGCCCCGTGCCGAGCCAGAGCAGCACCGCCGCTCCGATCAGCGTGGTGGTATTCGAATCGAAAATGGTGACGATGGCCCGGCTCCAGCCCGTGCCGATCGCGGCGCGAAGGGTCTTCCCTCCCCGCAACTCCTCCTTCACCTTCTCGAAGATGATCACGTTGGCGTCCACCGCCACCCCGAGCGAGAGGATAAACCCGGCGATCCCCGGCAGGGTGAGTGTGGCCCCGATCAACGTCAGCAGCGCGAACAGGATGAGGGTGTAGACGCCGAGCGCCAGATCCGCCAGCAACCCGGGGAACCGGTAGTACAGCGCCATGAAGAGGGCCACCATCACGACCGCGATGTAGCCGGCGCGCATGCTCAGGTCGATCGAGTCACGCCCCAAGAGCGGGCCGACCGTTCGGTTCTCGACCACCTCGACCGGCACCGGGAGCGCGCCGGCGCGCAGGAGGACCGCCAGGTCTCGCGCCGACTCCAGAGTGAATCCGCCCTGGATGATCCCCCGCCCGCCGGGGATCGCGCTGTTGATCACCGGCGAGCTGATCACGCGATTGTCGAGCACAATCGTCAGATACTTCCCGATATTCTTGGTGGTGTAATCCTCAAACTGCTTCGCGGCGGAGCTCTTCAGGGTGAAGCCGACGATCGGCGCGCCGAACTGATCGAATTGCTCCTGCGCCGTGACGAGGTCCGCGCCGGTGATCAGCACTTTCTTCGTGACCTTGTAGATCCGCTTGGTGGCCGGGTCCACCGCCGTCTCGTTGTCCGTCCACCCGGTCCCCGCGGGCAGCGAGGTCGTGGCCGTGTCGACAAACTCGAGGAGCGCGGTCTTGCCGATCAACTCGATCGCCCGCTGCGGGTTCTCGATCCCCGGCAACTCCGCGACGATCCGATCCCTCCCCTGGCGCGTGATCGCCGGCTCGGCCACGCCCAACTGGTCGATGCGGTTGCGGATCACGCGGAGCACCGCGTCCATCGCGTCGTTGGTGATCGGGGTCTGGGCGGTCGGCTTCGCCTGCAGCACGATGTGGCTCCCGCCGCGGAGATCCAATCCCAAGTTGAGGTGCAACTGCGGGGCCTGAAACGTCGGATTGGTCGGTCCCCCGGGGAACACCACCGGCTCGAACGTGATCAGAAACGCCGCCACCGCGATCAGGATGACCCCGAGAAGCCGAACCGGATGACTGAGTCTCACTTAGACGATCCCCTCCAGTAGGTCCCGCTCATGCCTGGGCGGGAGAGCGGGAAGACATAAAAAAAGCCTGTGAAAGCCGCGCTTCATTATATCGGCGCCCCGAGCGCGCTGTCAAACAACCGCA
The sequence above is drawn from the bacterium genome and encodes:
- the secD gene encoding protein translocase subunit SecD, encoding MRLSHPVRLLGVILIAVAAFLITFEPVVFPGGPTNPTFQAPQLHLNLGLDLRGGSHIVLQAKPTAQTPITNDAMDAVLRVIRNRIDQLGVAEPAITRQGRDRIVAELPGIENPQRAIELIGKTALLEFVDTATTSLPAGTGWTDNETAVDPATKRIYKVTKKVLITGADLVTAQEQFDQFGAPIVGFTLKSSAAKQFEDYTTKNIGKYLTIVLDNRVISSPVINSAIPGGRGIIQGGFTLESARDLAVLLRAGALPVPVEVVENRTVGPLLGRDSIDLSMRAGYIAVVMVALFMALYYRFPGLLADLALGVYTLILFALLTLIGATLTLPGIAGFILSLGVAVDANVIIFEKVKEELRGGKTLRAAIGTGWSRAIVTIFDSNTTTLIGAAVLLWLGTGPVRGFAVTLMLGILTSIFTAIVVTRVFVDLALDSSAAKWIENIATTGRRRETAPAAGG